Proteins from one Hymenobacter gelipurpurascens genomic window:
- a CDS encoding alginate O-acetyltransferase AlgX-related protein — translation MAKFSFLTGKRRVFGVLFLLLLMPAIQGWLNIKIFRTSSLAGYAEPAPRPTLTWQGLRDNTYQPALERYITEHVGFHDLLIRPRNQVAYSLFGQARAHGVVVGARGVLFEEAPILASLGQDAVSQEEVQASVSRFRAVQDTLARRGKFLVFVVAPSKAAIYPELLPVAYENQPKRSSNYDLYAVHMQQAGLNVLDAGALFRQWKTSSPYPLFARSGIHWSGYGLTLVADTLFRYLEQRAHLDLPNFRQTGLEVSTTPRHPDGDITKALNLLWNPPAFPLAYPTIQFEPIRAGQQRPRLLVVGDSFVWNFIEQYPYLDSLFSPDSRFWYYNKEVVWRKHQDKMQGETSVANLDRKAELLRFDIVLVLFTEHNLRYFDQGFSQDALQAFSKP, via the coding sequence GTGGCTAAGTTTTCGTTTCTGACGGGTAAGCGGCGCGTGTTTGGCGTATTGTTTCTGCTGTTGCTGATGCCGGCCATTCAGGGCTGGCTTAATATTAAGATTTTCAGAACGAGCTCATTAGCCGGCTATGCCGAGCCGGCACCACGCCCCACTCTCACCTGGCAAGGCCTGCGCGACAACACCTACCAGCCAGCACTGGAGCGCTACATCACGGAGCATGTTGGCTTTCATGATCTGCTGATCCGGCCGCGCAATCAGGTGGCCTACAGTCTTTTCGGGCAAGCAAGGGCGCATGGCGTGGTGGTAGGCGCACGGGGGGTGTTGTTTGAGGAAGCGCCCATTTTAGCCTCTCTTGGGCAGGATGCCGTGAGCCAGGAAGAAGTGCAAGCCAGCGTGAGTCGGTTTCGGGCGGTGCAGGATACGCTGGCCCGCCGCGGCAAGTTCCTGGTGTTTGTGGTGGCTCCCAGCAAGGCGGCCATATATCCGGAATTGCTGCCAGTGGCCTACGAGAATCAGCCAAAGCGTTCTTCTAACTATGATCTTTATGCTGTGCACATGCAGCAAGCCGGACTGAACGTGCTGGATGCCGGTGCCTTGTTTCGGCAGTGGAAGACCTCTTCTCCGTATCCGTTGTTTGCGCGGAGCGGTATTCATTGGAGCGGCTATGGGCTCACGCTTGTGGCCGATACCCTCTTCCGCTACCTGGAGCAGCGTGCCCACCTCGACCTGCCCAACTTCCGCCAGACTGGCCTAGAGGTTAGCACTACGCCGCGCCACCCCGACGGCGACATCACCAAAGCCCTGAACCTGCTCTGGAACCCACCGGCGTTTCCGTTGGCCTACCCAACCATTCAGTTTGAGCCTATTCGGGCCGGGCAGCAGCGCCCCCGCCTCTTGGTGGTGGGCGATAGTTTCGTCTGGAATTTCATCGAACAGTATCCTTACCTAGACTCATTATTTTCCCCTGACTCTCGGTTTTGGTACTACAACAAGGAGGTGGTCTGGCGCAAACATCAGGATAAGATGCAGGGCGAAACTAGTGTTGCCAACCTCGACCGTAAAGCGGAGCTGCTGCGCTTTGATATCGTGCTGGTACTTTTCACGGAGCACAACCTGCGCTACTTCGACCAAGGCTTCAGCCAAGATGCACTACAGGCGTTCAGCAAGCCCTGA
- the uvrA gene encoding excinuclease ABC subunit UvrA: MDAPFIEVYGAREHNLKNVSIKIPRGRLVVFTGISGSGKSSLAFDTIYAEGQRRYMETFSAYARSFMGGLERPDVDKIEGLSPVISIEQKTTSRNPRSTVGTITEIYDFLRLFYARTAEAFSYATGKKMIRQSDDQIINYILKHYDDKKLVVLAPVVKGRKGHYRELFQQIAKLGFTKVRVDGELLDITPKMQVDRYKIHDIEIVIDRLVVKEEDRFRLSGSAQNALTHGKGTMLVLAPDEKNEAKKTQFFSRFLMDPTTGIAYDDPAPNTFSFNSPYGACPVCNGLGEVQEITEDSVMPDKKLSVSRGGIAPLGEYRDIWIFQQLGLILKKNKASLSTPIEKLPEDLVQRLLYGVAEDEDADPKKPNYTEPFEGIIPFLQRQMESDSENIREWIQQYTQAQECPECHGFRLKKESLHFKIADKHIGELSVMDLNDLADWFEGLEDRLTDRQNLIARELLKEIRKRIGFLLEVGLDYLNLHRSVRTLSGGESQRIRLATQIGTQLVGVLYIMDEPSIGLHQRDNERLIKALQHLRDLGNSVIVVEHDKDMIMHADHVLDIGPGAGIHGGHIVAQGSPKEIFTSGSLTSQYLSGQKHIELRKKKRAGEGNELVLKGARGHNLKNVTAKFPLGKLIAVTGVSGSGKSSLIHDTLYPILNQHFFNAKREPLAYDKIEGLELIDKVIEVDQSPIGRTPRSNPATYTGVFTEIRQLFSSLPEAKIRGYGPGRFSFNVKGGRCETCEGAGMRTIEMNFLPDVHVPCETCKGRRYNRETLEVRFKGKSITDVLDMTVEKAVEFFEFQPRILRKIQTLNEVGLGYLTLGQQATTLSGGEAQRVKLATELSKKDTGKTFYILDEPTTGLHFEDINHLSVVLHKLADKGNTVLIIEHNLDLIKVADHVIDIGPEGGGGGGTIVAQGTPEQVAKSGKGHTSRFLAEELRTSKYATETESKAEKVA, from the coding sequence ATGGACGCGCCTTTTATTGAGGTATATGGCGCACGGGAGCACAACCTGAAGAACGTATCTATTAAGATTCCGCGGGGCCGGCTGGTGGTGTTCACCGGTATTTCAGGCTCGGGCAAGTCGTCGTTGGCCTTCGATACCATCTATGCTGAGGGCCAGCGGCGCTACATGGAGACGTTTTCGGCCTATGCCCGGAGCTTCATGGGTGGCCTAGAGCGCCCCGATGTGGACAAGATTGAGGGCCTGTCGCCGGTTATCAGCATCGAGCAGAAAACCACTTCGCGCAACCCGCGCTCCACGGTCGGGACTATCACCGAGATATACGACTTCTTGCGCTTGTTCTACGCCCGTACCGCCGAGGCGTTCAGCTACGCTACGGGCAAGAAGATGATCCGGCAGAGCGATGACCAGATCATCAATTACATCCTCAAGCACTACGACGACAAGAAGCTGGTAGTGCTGGCTCCGGTAGTAAAGGGCCGGAAAGGGCACTACCGCGAGCTGTTCCAGCAGATTGCCAAGCTGGGCTTCACGAAGGTGCGCGTAGATGGCGAGCTGCTCGACATAACGCCCAAGATGCAGGTGGACCGCTACAAGATCCACGACATCGAGATTGTGATTGACCGCTTGGTGGTGAAGGAAGAAGACCGGTTCCGACTGTCGGGCTCGGCTCAGAACGCTCTCACCCACGGCAAAGGCACCATGCTGGTGCTGGCCCCCGACGAGAAGAATGAGGCCAAAAAGACGCAGTTCTTCTCGCGCTTCCTTATGGACCCCACTACCGGCATCGCCTACGATGACCCGGCCCCCAATACGTTTTCCTTCAACTCTCCATACGGTGCCTGCCCCGTCTGCAATGGCCTGGGTGAGGTACAGGAAATCACCGAAGACTCGGTGATGCCCGATAAGAAGCTGAGTGTGAGCCGCGGCGGCATTGCGCCGCTGGGCGAGTACAGAGATATCTGGATTTTCCAGCAGCTAGGCCTCATCCTGAAGAAGAATAAAGCTAGCCTCAGCACGCCCATCGAGAAGCTCCCCGAAGACTTAGTGCAGCGTCTGCTTTATGGTGTGGCCGAGGACGAAGATGCTGACCCCAAAAAGCCGAACTATACCGAGCCGTTCGAAGGCATTATCCCGTTCCTGCAGCGTCAGATGGAGTCCGATTCGGAGAACATCCGGGAATGGATTCAGCAGTATACCCAGGCGCAGGAGTGCCCCGAGTGCCACGGCTTCCGCCTGAAAAAGGAATCCCTGCACTTCAAGATTGCCGATAAGCACATTGGAGAGCTATCGGTGATGGATTTGAACGATCTGGCCGATTGGTTTGAAGGGCTGGAAGACCGTCTCACAGACCGCCAGAACCTGATTGCGCGTGAGCTGCTGAAAGAAATTCGCAAGCGCATTGGTTTCCTGCTGGAAGTAGGCCTCGATTACCTGAACCTGCACCGCTCCGTGCGTACACTTTCGGGCGGCGAAAGCCAGCGCATCCGTTTGGCCACCCAGATTGGTACCCAGCTGGTAGGCGTGCTCTACATCATGGATGAGCCCAGCATTGGTCTGCACCAGCGCGACAACGAGCGCCTGATCAAGGCCCTGCAGCACCTGCGCGACCTGGGTAACTCCGTGATTGTGGTGGAGCACGATAAGGACATGATCATGCACGCCGACCACGTGCTGGACATTGGCCCCGGTGCCGGTATTCATGGCGGGCACATTGTGGCGCAAGGTTCGCCCAAGGAAATCTTCACATCGGGCAGCTTAACCTCGCAGTATCTCAGTGGGCAGAAGCACATTGAGCTGCGCAAGAAAAAGCGTGCCGGTGAGGGCAATGAGCTGGTGCTGAAAGGTGCCCGTGGCCACAACCTCAAAAACGTAACGGCCAAGTTTCCGCTGGGCAAGCTCATTGCCGTGACGGGCGTATCAGGCTCGGGCAAGTCGTCGCTCATCCACGACACGCTGTACCCAATTCTCAACCAGCACTTCTTCAACGCCAAGCGTGAGCCACTGGCCTACGACAAGATCGAAGGCCTGGAGCTCATTGATAAAGTGATTGAGGTAGACCAGTCGCCGATTGGACGCACGCCGCGCTCCAATCCGGCTACGTACACCGGCGTGTTCACCGAGATTCGCCAGCTGTTCTCGTCGCTGCCGGAAGCCAAGATCCGGGGTTACGGGCCGGGCCGCTTTTCCTTCAACGTGAAGGGTGGGCGTTGCGAAACCTGCGAAGGAGCTGGCATGCGAACCATCGAGATGAACTTCCTGCCCGACGTGCACGTGCCCTGCGAAACCTGCAAAGGCCGTCGCTACAACCGCGAAACGCTGGAAGTTCGCTTCAAAGGCAAGTCCATTACCGACGTGCTGGATATGACGGTGGAGAAAGCTGTAGAGTTCTTCGAGTTTCAGCCCCGCATTCTGCGCAAGATCCAGACCCTGAATGAAGTAGGCCTCGGCTACCTCACGCTAGGCCAGCAAGCTACTACGCTTTCAGGTGGCGAAGCCCAGCGGGTGAAACTGGCCACCGAGCTCAGCAAAAAGGACACCGGCAAGACGTTCTACATCCTCGATGAGCCCACGACTGGCCTACACTTCGAGGACATCAACCACCTCTCGGTAGTGCTGCACAAGCTGGCCGATAAAGGCAACACAGTGCTCATCATTGAGCACAACCTGGACCTGATTAAGGTGGCCGACCACGTCATTGACATCGGGCCGGAAGGTGGCGGAGGTGGCGGCACTATTGTAGCCCAAGGCACACCGGAGCAGGTAGCTAAGTCGGGCAAGGGGCACACCAGCCGCTTCCTGGCCGAAGAGCTGCGCACCAGCAAATACGCTACTGAAACGGAAAGTAAAGCGGAAAAAGTGGCCTAG
- a CDS encoding DUF4142 domain-containing protein — protein sequence MKRTLFSMAIAALMITSACSSNDSTTAASDTTATDATATDTSGMATSGMPADSGMAAGSAMADPNGPTAPHSTDAEFMKSAAASDQNEIQLSKLALEKGVTGMVKDHANMMIKDHTTSTNDLKSIAQKKNVTLPADMDAEHKTIAADMRKLSGKDFETKYMQQMEMDHQKTLNTLAAHQKMTKDSDVQGFITKVQPVVQAHLTMFKQHASGTM from the coding sequence ATGAAACGCACTTTGTTTAGCATGGCCATTGCGGCCCTGATGATTACCTCGGCTTGCTCTTCGAACGACTCGACGACGGCTGCTTCTGATACAACAGCAACGGATGCTACCGCTACCGATACCAGCGGTATGGCTACCTCTGGCATGCCCGCCGACTCTGGTATGGCGGCTGGTTCTGCTATGGCTGACCCCAACGGGCCTACGGCTCCGCATTCCACGGATGCTGAGTTCATGAAGTCGGCTGCAGCCAGCGACCAGAACGAGATTCAGCTCAGCAAGCTGGCCCTGGAGAAAGGCGTAACGGGCATGGTGAAAGACCACGCCAACATGATGATTAAGGACCACACTACGTCCACGAATGATCTGAAATCCATTGCGCAGAAAAAGAACGTAACGCTCCCCGCCGACATGGACGCCGAGCACAAGACCATTGCCGCCGATATGCGCAAGCTGTCGGGCAAGGACTTCGAAACGAAGTACATGCAGCAAATGGAAATGGACCACCAGAAGACTCTGAACACGCTGGCAGCACATCAGAAGATGACCAAGGACAGCGATGTACAAGGCTTCATCACAAAGGTGCAGCCCGTAGTACAGGCCCACCTCACTATGTTTAAGCAGCACGCTAGCGGTACCATGTAG
- a CDS encoding DUF4142 domain-containing protein has protein sequence MKRSFLFLTCSLALLVGTAACNSQDSVKQAEQTNEAKNEAATSDTELGDVKEEGKNFDAEFMAKAASGGMLEVQLGQAVAAKGTTSEGKEFANMMVKDHTKANAELKALAAKKNITLPATLGDDHQKVLKDVTEEKGTEMDKEYLKEMVKDHEEDVKEFTKASVKASDPEIKAFATKQVPVLQHHLEMAQKMSTALESRK, from the coding sequence ATGAAACGTTCCTTCTTATTTCTGACCTGTTCCCTAGCCCTACTCGTTGGAACCGCAGCCTGCAACTCCCAGGACTCGGTGAAGCAAGCAGAGCAAACGAATGAAGCGAAAAACGAAGCAGCCACTTCTGACACAGAGTTGGGTGATGTGAAAGAAGAAGGTAAAAACTTCGATGCTGAGTTTATGGCCAAAGCGGCTAGTGGCGGCATGCTGGAAGTACAGCTAGGCCAGGCAGTAGCCGCTAAGGGCACCACCTCGGAGGGCAAAGAATTCGCCAACATGATGGTGAAGGACCACACCAAAGCCAATGCGGAGCTGAAAGCCCTGGCCGCCAAAAAGAACATCACGCTACCCGCCACCCTAGGCGACGATCATCAGAAAGTTCTGAAAGATGTAACCGAGGAAAAGGGCACCGAGATGGACAAAGAATACCTGAAAGAAATGGTCAAGGACCATGAGGAAGACGTGAAGGAATTCACGAAAGCCTCTGTAAAAGCCTCTGATCCTGAGATTAAAGCTTTTGCTACTAAACAAGTACCCGTCTTGCAGCACCACCTGGAAATGGCGCAAAAGATGAGCACTGCCCTGGAATCGCGTAAGTAA
- a CDS encoding DUF4142 domain-containing protein, which translates to MSVSRLFPLLLLPLGLSSCSSGESNKDPVAEAKFKNEKRIGDEAITEKQEQDAEYVVNTASHNMFVRDASQLAQTKSTAPAVKALAQSLVAQHAANQQTIQTLAAQKNIVLPTGLGGDQAQTLGQLAALNGAAFDQKYTDALIDLHKKAVDEAEDMRDEAYDGDIRQLATQQLPLLKQHLEAAEELQDQLKK; encoded by the coding sequence ATGTCTGTTTCCCGGTTGTTCCCACTTCTGCTTCTACCGCTAGGCCTCTCCTCCTGCTCCTCGGGCGAGAGCAACAAAGACCCGGTAGCAGAAGCCAAGTTCAAAAACGAAAAGCGCATTGGCGACGAAGCCATTACCGAAAAGCAGGAGCAGGATGCCGAGTACGTGGTGAATACGGCCAGCCACAACATGTTTGTGCGCGACGCCAGCCAACTGGCCCAGACTAAATCTACTGCACCAGCAGTCAAAGCCCTTGCCCAGAGCCTGGTAGCCCAACACGCGGCCAACCAGCAAACCATCCAGACGCTGGCCGCGCAGAAAAACATTGTGCTGCCTACTGGCCTAGGCGGCGACCAAGCCCAGACGCTAGGCCAGTTAGCCGCCCTGAACGGAGCCGCTTTCGACCAAAAGTATACCGATGCGCTCATCGACCTGCACAAGAAAGCTGTAGACGAGGCGGAGGATATGCGGGATGAGGCCTACGATGGCGACATCCGGCAACTGGCCACCCAGCAGCTGCCCTTGCTGAAACAGCATCTGGAAGCTGCTGAAGAACTTCAAGATCAACTCAAAAAATAA